In a single window of the Terrirubrum flagellatum genome:
- a CDS encoding tyrosine-type recombinase/integrase, protein MPRDLPKYVEKNRVKGHVYLSFRRGKGARIPLPGKPGSPEFDEAYAAALSGVAAAKKQARPGLTEGTIAFAIASYMRSPAYTDLRKTSKAGYATRINILRDNHGHRTLSGLNQERIEQKILAPYHDRPGQRLALLKMLRIIIRHCIGKGWLKADPSQTIKRPKTKEIRAWTDAEIAAFEQRWPIGTQQRLAFALHLFTGQRRSDVHRMTWADIAGSTIAVAQQKTGHKLRIALHEDLRAVLAATPRKHAVILPTVYGAGRTVNGFSQWMRDAITDAGLPLDAKPHGLRKAAGRRLADVGCSAHEIMSVLGLKTLAEAERYTREADQRRLSVSAIEKLQGQKANRTTQTAPDKFGEIANKKGKS, encoded by the coding sequence ATGCCGCGCGATCTTCCGAAGTATGTCGAGAAGAACCGAGTCAAAGGACACGTCTATCTCTCGTTTCGACGAGGCAAAGGCGCGCGGATACCCCTGCCCGGCAAACCCGGCTCGCCAGAATTCGACGAAGCATACGCGGCAGCACTGAGCGGTGTGGCCGCCGCGAAGAAGCAGGCTCGCCCTGGCCTGACCGAAGGAACCATCGCCTTCGCGATTGCGTCGTACATGCGCAGTCCCGCCTACACGGACCTTCGCAAGACGTCGAAGGCCGGCTACGCCACGCGCATCAATATCTTGCGCGACAACCATGGCCATAGGACGCTTTCAGGTCTCAACCAAGAGCGCATCGAGCAGAAAATTCTCGCCCCCTATCACGACCGCCCAGGGCAGCGGCTCGCACTGTTGAAGATGCTGCGGATCATCATCCGTCATTGCATCGGCAAGGGTTGGCTGAAGGCTGATCCCTCACAGACGATCAAGCGACCGAAGACGAAGGAAATCCGCGCCTGGACCGACGCCGAAATTGCAGCGTTCGAGCAGAGGTGGCCGATCGGGACTCAACAGCGCCTTGCCTTCGCCCTGCATCTGTTTACGGGCCAACGCCGCTCCGACGTTCATCGCATGACATGGGCGGATATCGCCGGCTCGACGATCGCGGTGGCGCAGCAGAAGACCGGCCACAAGCTGCGCATTGCGCTGCATGAAGACCTGCGCGCCGTGCTCGCCGCGACGCCGCGCAAGCACGCTGTGATCTTGCCGACCGTCTATGGCGCCGGCCGCACCGTAAACGGCTTCTCACAATGGATGCGCGACGCGATCACCGATGCAGGTTTGCCGCTCGACGCCAAGCCGCACGGCCTGCGCAAGGCCGCGGGGCGGCGCCTCGCAGATGTAGGCTGCAGCGCGCACGAGATCATGTCTGTGCTGGGACTAAAGACGCTCGCGGAAGCGGAGCGCTACACGCGCGAAGCCGATCAAAGGCGTCTGTCCGTTAGCGCCATTGAAAAACTTCAAGGGCAAAAAGCGAACAGGACTACCCAAACCGCCCCTGATAAATTTGGGGAAATCGCCAATAAGAAAGGAAAGTCATGA